A DNA window from Paenibacillus andongensis contains the following coding sequences:
- a CDS encoding PLP-dependent aminotransferase family protein translates to MKKYMSILSEMEQKILDGHYHSGQKLPSVRAAMKMYDCSLSTITRVYAELEKRHAVYSIPQSGFYVVENLADRRNRTIDEKIDFASASPDLHLFPYLDFQHCLNKAIDTYKYQLFTYGEPQGMIQLRQTLVSHLADSQVFAKAESIVVTSGAQKALEILTKMPFPNGNTIILVEQPSYDYYLRYLEAERIPVCGIARTSKGIDLRELEMKFKNGGIKFFYTMSRCHNPLGTSYRVEERRAIANLASKYNVFVVEDDYMADLGEAKGFDSIYAYNRTSHIVYLKSFSKIIFPGLRLGAAVLPERLLETFRSYISYGDTSLLSQAALEVYINNGMYTRHKHNIKSQYEARIRFLNEAVQRHDDTGLIEVSDVSSGIYMQFKLPQTVNLEQLIKRLTARDVSVVSGKGFYLSDFLEREKFLRISISKTDSDQIDKGVKAIVEEVKRESRL, encoded by the coding sequence GTGAAAAAATATATGTCTATTCTTTCTGAAATGGAGCAGAAAATCTTAGATGGTCATTACCATTCAGGCCAAAAGCTGCCTTCTGTCCGCGCTGCTATGAAGATGTACGACTGCAGCCTAAGTACGATCACACGCGTCTATGCAGAACTGGAGAAGCGCCACGCGGTCTATTCGATCCCGCAAAGCGGCTTTTACGTCGTTGAAAATTTAGCGGATAGGCGTAACAGAACGATTGACGAAAAGATCGATTTTGCCTCGGCGTCTCCGGATCTGCACTTGTTTCCGTATTTGGATTTCCAACACTGCTTGAACAAAGCGATTGATACTTATAAATACCAATTATTCACATACGGTGAACCGCAAGGAATGATTCAACTGCGCCAGACGCTTGTCTCTCATTTGGCCGACAGTCAAGTATTTGCAAAAGCGGAGTCGATTGTCGTCACTTCGGGCGCACAGAAGGCATTGGAAATTTTGACAAAAATGCCGTTTCCGAACGGAAACACGATCATCTTGGTCGAGCAGCCGAGTTATGATTATTATTTGCGTTATCTTGAGGCGGAGCGTATCCCGGTTTGCGGAATTGCCCGTACGTCGAAAGGTATTGATTTGCGGGAATTGGAGATGAAGTTCAAAAACGGCGGAATTAAATTTTTTTATACGATGTCGAGATGCCATAATCCGCTTGGAACCTCGTATCGTGTGGAGGAGAGGAGGGCGATCGCCAATTTGGCCAGCAAATATAATGTGTTCGTCGTGGAAGACGATTATATGGCCGACTTAGGCGAAGCAAAGGGGTTTGATTCCATCTATGCATACAACAGAACTTCACACATTGTTTATTTGAAAAGCTTTTCGAAAATCATTTTCCCGGGCTTGCGCTTGGGAGCGGCTGTTTTGCCGGAACGGTTGCTCGAGACATTTCGTTCGTACATTAGTTACGGTGACACCTCGCTTTTGTCCCAGGCTGCACTCGAGGTGTACATCAACAACGGCATGTACACACGGCATAAACATAATATAAAAAGCCAATACGAAGCTCGGATTCGTTTCTTGAATGAAGCCGTACAGAGGCATGATGATACTGGCTTGATAGAAGTATCGGACGTTAGCTCGGGGATTTATATGCAGTTTAAGCTGCCGCAAACAGTCAATCTAGAGCAGTTAATAAAGCGTCTTACAGCAAGGGATGTCAGTGTTGTGTCTGGAAAAGGATTTTATTTATCGGATTTTCTAGAAAGGGAGAAGTTTTTGCGGATCAGCATATCAAAAACAGATTCGGATCAAATCGACAAGGGGGTTAAAGCAATCGTCGAGGAAGTAAAGCGGGAAAGCAGGCTGTAG
- a CDS encoding DMT family transporter, with protein sequence MKNQMKLAYLAAVLNAVIVGLSFLFTKVALEYANPLDTLMNRFAASFIIMSIPVAFGWIKLTYRGKPLAKVLLLATMYPIGFFTLQAFGLQSATSSEGGIVFAITPVLTILLAFVFLKETTTVMQKLSIFLSVFGVMFIFIMKGSRLDLSNLTGLSLLFLSCLALAGYSVLAKSLLRTFNPMEITYLMLGIGFITFLIGSVSNHLTAGTIDLLVKPLTNGTFLLSIFYLGVFSSLITALLSNYSLSKLEASKTSVFSNLSTIVSIAAGALFLGEQITIYSIIGSLLIITGVMGTNRFGAKRNKAVNVQAGQVEA encoded by the coding sequence ATGAAAAACCAAATGAAACTTGCTTATCTTGCTGCGGTACTGAACGCAGTGATCGTCGGACTTTCTTTCTTATTTACCAAAGTAGCACTCGAATACGCTAACCCCCTCGATACGCTAATGAATCGCTTTGCAGCTTCGTTCATCATCATGTCGATTCCTGTTGCGTTCGGCTGGATCAAGCTTACTTACCGTGGTAAACCGTTGGCTAAAGTGTTACTGCTCGCAACGATGTACCCGATTGGATTTTTTACACTTCAAGCATTTGGGCTGCAGAGCGCCACCTCTTCCGAAGGAGGTATTGTATTCGCCATTACACCGGTCTTGACGATACTACTTGCCTTTGTATTTTTGAAGGAAACCACAACCGTTATGCAGAAGCTATCGATCTTCCTCTCGGTGTTCGGCGTCATGTTCATCTTTATTATGAAGGGAAGCCGTCTCGATTTGTCGAACCTGACAGGCCTATCCCTATTGTTCTTATCCTGCCTGGCTTTAGCGGGATACAGTGTTTTAGCTAAGTCCTTACTAAGGACGTTCAACCCAATGGAAATCACCTACTTGATGCTCGGAATCGGCTTCATCACTTTTCTTATTGGTTCAGTTTCTAATCATTTAACCGCCGGAACGATAGATCTCTTAGTTAAACCGCTCACCAACGGTACTTTCCTCTTGTCAATCTTTTACCTTGGCGTGTTTTCCTCACTCATAACAGCGCTCCTTTCCAACTATAGCTTGTCAAAATTGGAAGCTTCAAAAACAAGTGTATTCTCCAATCTGTCGACTATCGTCTCCATCGCGGCCGGCGCACTATTTCTCGGGGAACAAATCACGATATATTCCATCATCGGTTCGCTGTTGATCATAACGGGAGTTATGGGAACAAATCGTTTTGGAGCGAAAAGGAATAAAGCCGTAAATGTTCAAGCAGGTCAAGTAGAAGCGTGA
- a CDS encoding nitroreductase family protein, whose product MSSINQTDFLTIVKERHSVKHYDASHNMSEQEIKELLEIAISAPSAWNLQHWKFLAIIDQAAKEKLLPIAYGQKQVVEAAVVVAILGDLQANLNAEAIYGPDVAAGLLPEKVKLSIFDQIEYQYNNVPTAPRDEAIRNASLAAMQLMLAAKAKGLDSGPMGGYDAEQFVEAFDVPSRYVPVMLVAIGKAAQPARPSSRLPVEQTIVWNHF is encoded by the coding sequence ATGTCATCCATTAACCAAACCGATTTTTTGACCATCGTCAAGGAACGTCATTCCGTCAAACATTATGACGCTTCACACAATATGAGCGAACAAGAGATTAAGGAACTTCTGGAGATTGCGATAAGCGCACCTTCAGCCTGGAACCTTCAACATTGGAAGTTTCTCGCCATTATCGACCAAGCGGCCAAAGAGAAGCTGCTGCCTATCGCTTACGGCCAGAAGCAAGTCGTCGAGGCAGCAGTCGTGGTCGCCATACTTGGAGACCTTCAAGCCAATCTGAACGCCGAAGCCATCTATGGCCCGGATGTAGCAGCTGGCCTATTGCCTGAGAAGGTCAAGCTGAGCATTTTCGACCAAATTGAATACCAATACAACAATGTGCCCACTGCTCCACGCGATGAAGCCATTCGCAATGCATCCTTAGCCGCGATGCAGCTTATGCTCGCCGCCAAGGCGAAAGGACTTGATTCAGGTCCGATGGGCGGATACGATGCCGAACAATTCGTCGAAGCGTTCGACGTCCCGTCCCGGTATGTTCCGGTCATGCTGGTCGCGATTGGCAAAGCAGCCCAACCTGCACGTCCGAGCTCTCGCCTCCCAGTGGAACAGACGATTGTCTGGAATCATTTCTGA
- a CDS encoding arylamine N-acetyltransferase, with product MAECKDIQKIIAEHPESRFNKHRLITKMTKGGNITLTDHSFTQWDHGIMTKEDIDSVRFKLLLNPYFGM from the coding sequence ATGGCGGAATGCAAAGATATACAAAAGATTATCGCAGAACATCCGGAATCTCGATTTAATAAGCATCGGTTAATTACAAAAATGACAAAAGGCGGAAATATAACATTAACTGATCATTCTTTTACACAATGGGATCATGGGATAATGACGAAAGAGGACATCGACAGCGTGAGATTTAAATTGTTATTGAATCCGTATTTTGGGATGTAA